In Massilistercora timonensis, the following are encoded in one genomic region:
- a CDS encoding GNAT family N-acetyltransferase: protein MNIRQITDNKKQYLDLLLLADPQEDMIDRYLDEGEMFVLEDGGKVRTVCVVQPGKNRQCELKNIATEPESQGKGYGRQMIRFICEHYSGSCDTMYVGTGNCRKTIGFYEKCGFVNSHIVANFFVDHYQEPIYEDGIRLVDMVYLKKRLESEVDVKKVVDLALEAGRILLKNGAEIFRVEETITRICQRFHVDHVDIFTLSHAIFVSAENGMEEAYTKVKHIPLSSAHLGIVAEVNDLSREIAAGRVTMEEAAKKLKEIDEMPPKRPYFQILAAGASSASLGFLLGSTVMESGVAFLIGCLLYVWVLTAKRHHMSKIIVNLVGGVVITALALLARQIPFWETLRLEGMISGAIMPLVPGMAFVNAIRDIADSDFLSGTVRMIDALLVFVYIAIGVGITLSLYNNMMGGVIL from the coding sequence ATGAACATTCGACAGATTACAGACAACAAAAAGCAATACCTGGACCTTCTGCTTCTTGCGGATCCTCAGGAGGATATGATCGACCGGTATCTGGATGAGGGAGAGATGTTTGTCCTGGAGGACGGCGGAAAGGTGCGCACAGTGTGCGTGGTACAGCCGGGGAAGAACCGCCAGTGCGAGCTGAAGAACATCGCCACGGAACCAGAGAGCCAGGGGAAAGGCTATGGCAGGCAGATGATCCGGTTTATCTGCGAGCACTACAGCGGCAGCTGCGACACCATGTACGTGGGGACCGGCAATTGCAGGAAGACCATCGGATTCTATGAGAAATGCGGGTTTGTCAATTCTCATATCGTGGCGAACTTCTTTGTGGATCATTATCAGGAGCCCATTTACGAGGACGGGATCCGTCTGGTGGACATGGTGTACCTGAAGAAGCGGCTGGAATCCGAGGTGGATGTGAAGAAAGTGGTAGACCTGGCACTGGAGGCGGGAAGGATCCTTTTGAAGAACGGGGCGGAGATCTTCCGTGTGGAGGAGACCATCACCCGGATCTGCCAGCGGTTTCATGTGGACCATGTGGATATCTTTACGTTGAGCCACGCTATCTTTGTCAGCGCGGAGAACGGGATGGAGGAGGCTTACACGAAGGTGAAGCATATCCCTTTGTCCAGCGCCCATCTGGGGATCGTGGCGGAGGTGAACGATCTGTCCCGGGAGATCGCGGCCGGACGTGTGACTATGGAAGAGGCGGCAAAGAAACTCAAGGAGATCGATGAGATGCCGCCTAAGCGGCCCTATTTTCAGATCCTGGCGGCAGGAGCCTCAAGCGCCAGTCTTGGATTTCTCCTGGGGTCTACGGTGATGGAGAGCGGGGTTGCCTTCCTTATCGGGTGTCTCCTATATGTGTGGGTGCTGACGGCAAAGCGCCACCATATGTCCAAGATCATCGTCAATCTGGTGGGCGGCGTGGTGATCACGGCGCTGGCGCTGTTGGCCAGGCAGATCCCCTTCTGGGAAACGCTGAGGCTGGAGGGTATGATCAGCGGCGCTATCATGCCTCTGGTGCCGGGAATGGCTTTCGTGAACGCCATCCGGGATATCGCGGACAGTGATTTCCTCTCCGGTACGGTGCGGATGATCGACGCCCTTTTGGTGTTTGTCTATATCGCCATCGGCGTAGGGATCACGCTGAGTCTTTATAACAATATGATGGGAGGGGTGATCCTGTGA
- the aroD gene encoding type I 3-dehydroquinate dehydratase, which yields MMNTVKVRNVEIGPGIPKVCVPIVGTTREEILSAARTIASMGTDIVEWRADWYRDVFDFQEVEKTAKMLREVLGEIPVLFTFRTAKEGGEKAIDTETYVALNRRIAKTGLVDLVDIEAFTGDEAVKRVIDTAHACGVKVVASNHDFDKTPDKEELVSRLCKMQDLGADIPKIAVMPRNRKDVLTLLAATEEMATEYADRPIITMSMAGTGVISRLCGEVFGSALTFGAAGKASAPGQMGVEELKTVLTLLHNSL from the coding sequence ATTATGAATACAGTGAAAGTAAGGAATGTTGAAATCGGCCCAGGGATCCCCAAGGTCTGTGTTCCCATCGTGGGGACTACCAGAGAGGAAATCCTTTCCGCCGCCCGGACCATTGCTTCCATGGGAACTGACATTGTGGAATGGCGGGCAGACTGGTACCGGGATGTTTTTGACTTCCAGGAAGTAGAGAAGACGGCAAAAATGCTGCGGGAAGTCTTGGGTGAGATCCCTGTCCTCTTTACCTTCCGCACCGCGAAAGAAGGCGGTGAGAAGGCCATCGACACTGAGACTTATGTGGCGTTAAACCGGCGGATCGCAAAGACCGGTCTGGTGGATCTGGTGGACATCGAGGCGTTTACTGGCGATGAGGCGGTGAAAAGGGTGATCGATACCGCTCACGCCTGCGGCGTGAAAGTGGTGGCTTCCAACCATGATTTTGACAAGACTCCGGACAAAGAAGAATTGGTATCCAGACTTTGTAAAATGCAGGATCTGGGAGCGGACATTCCCAAGATCGCGGTTATGCCCCGAAATAGAAAAGACGTGCTTACCCTGCTTGCCGCCACAGAAGAGATGGCAACGGAATATGCGGACCGTCCCATCATTACCATGTCCATGGCAGGAACTGGTGTGATCAGCCGTCTATGCGGAGAGGTCTTTGGATCCGCCCTGACCTTTGGCGCCGCCGGCAAGGCATCCGCGCCTGGACAGATGGGTGTGGAGGAGCTGAAAACAGTTCTTACCCTTCTTCACAATAGCCTGTAG
- the grdD gene encoding glycine/sarcosine/betaine reductase complex component C subunit alpha has protein sequence MADKIEKMIAETFLQMAEGLETGSFGKKPKIAITGMGSEHGEENSMAGAIAAARDGIDVYYIGTLEAEGVTTVKVANDEEGHDKMEEMLKNKEIDAAVTMHFPFPIGVSTVGRCVTPGYGKEMYIANTTGTSSTDRIEGMIKNAVYGVIAAKACGNAHPTVGILNVDGARQTEKALKQLQEQGYDITFAESSRADGGCVMRGNDVLQASPDIMVTDSLTGNILVKMLSSANTGGSYEATGFGYGPGIGEGYEQLVMIVSRASGAPVIANAIRYAAQLVRGKVFEVARAEFAAAKKAGFQEILDSVKAASKPAAAEEDVKEPPKEIVTSQIPGIEVMDLDDAVKCLWKIGIYAESGMGCTGPIIRVSDANLEKAEEELKKAGYIG, from the coding sequence ATGGCAGATAAGATTGAAAAAATGATCGCGGAAACATTCCTTCAGATGGCGGAAGGTCTGGAGACCGGAAGTTTTGGGAAGAAGCCTAAGATTGCCATCACCGGAATGGGAAGCGAGCACGGAGAAGAGAATTCGATGGCAGGCGCCATCGCGGCCGCCAGAGACGGGATCGATGTGTACTACATCGGAACCCTGGAGGCAGAGGGCGTGACCACCGTGAAAGTGGCCAATGATGAGGAAGGCCACGACAAGATGGAAGAGATGCTCAAGAACAAGGAGATCGACGCGGCAGTTACCATGCATTTCCCGTTCCCCATTGGCGTATCTACTGTAGGACGCTGTGTGACTCCGGGATACGGCAAGGAAATGTATATTGCCAACACCACCGGAACCTCCAGCACAGACCGGATCGAGGGAATGATCAAGAATGCGGTCTATGGTGTGATCGCGGCGAAAGCCTGCGGCAACGCTCATCCCACAGTGGGAATCCTGAACGTGGACGGCGCCCGTCAGACAGAGAAGGCGTTAAAACAGCTTCAGGAGCAGGGCTATGATATCACATTTGCAGAGTCCAGCCGTGCAGACGGCGGATGCGTGATGAGAGGAAACGACGTGCTCCAGGCGTCACCGGATATTATGGTGACAGATTCCCTGACCGGAAACATCCTGGTGAAGATGCTTTCTTCCGCCAACACCGGCGGAAGCTATGAGGCTACCGGCTTCGGCTATGGCCCGGGCATCGGGGAAGGCTATGAGCAGCTTGTCATGATCGTATCCAGAGCCTCCGGCGCTCCGGTGATCGCCAATGCGATCCGGTACGCGGCGCAGCTGGTAAGAGGCAAGGTCTTCGAGGTGGCCAGGGCAGAGTTCGCGGCTGCGAAGAAGGCCGGGTTCCAGGAGATCCTGGATTCTGTGAAGGCGGCTTCCAAACCGGCGGCAGCAGAAGAGGATGTAAAGGAGCCTCCCAAGGAGATCGTAACTTCCCAGATCCCTGGAATCGAAGTTATGGATCTGGACGATGCAGTAAAATGCCTGTGGAAGATCGGCATTTACGCAGAGAGCGGAATGGGCTGTACCGGACCTATCATCCGGGTATCTGACGCCAACCTTGAGAAGGCGGAGGAAGAGCTTAAGAAAGCCGGATACATCGGCTAG
- the grdC gene encoding glycine/sarcosine/betaine reductase complex component C subunit beta has product MNSVIKGASYVLVHTPDMVLYNGTTQTTERIVNPDSEYLKEVPQHLRSYEDVVAYWPNQTYIGNVHPDELAEVEFPWYDKKKEGVERYGKYGEIMPEEEFLFLVQASDMFEVVKLDKEFVAKYKDQFAKNPIISDDIVERIEEGYELAEIEALIKDDHAEPLYFENKLVGCVKPAHDIDVNLSSHVMHENLMSKASSVLALLYGVRNAGIDKADVEYVIDCAEEACGDMNQRGGGNFAKAAAEVAGLVSASGSDARGFCAAPTHALIEAAALVKSGAYKTVAVTAGGCTAKLGMNGKDHIKKGLPILEDCLGGFCVIISENDGVSPEIDLGMLGRHSVGTGSAPQNVIGSLVADPLDRVGMKLTDIDKYSPEMQNPDITKPAGAGDVPLANYKMIAALAVKRGELDRKELANFTKERGLTGWAPTQGHIPSGVPYVGFACEDIKEGKIKNAMIIGKGSLFLGRMTNLFDGVSFVIHGNTAAEEEAAAGVSEEEVKGLIAKAMKDFAATLMAE; this is encoded by the coding sequence ATGAACAGTGTAATTAAAGGAGCAAGCTATGTATTAGTACATACTCCTGATATGGTTTTATACAACGGGACGACCCAGACTACAGAGAGGATCGTAAACCCGGATTCTGAATATCTGAAAGAAGTTCCGCAGCATCTGCGTTCTTACGAGGATGTAGTGGCTTACTGGCCGAATCAGACCTACATCGGCAACGTACATCCGGATGAGCTGGCAGAAGTAGAGTTCCCCTGGTACGACAAGAAGAAAGAGGGAGTTGAGCGCTACGGCAAATACGGCGAGATCATGCCGGAGGAAGAGTTCCTGTTCCTGGTACAGGCCAGCGACATGTTCGAGGTTGTAAAACTGGACAAGGAATTTGTGGCGAAATATAAAGATCAGTTCGCGAAGAACCCCATCATCTCCGACGATATTGTAGAGCGGATTGAAGAGGGATACGAGCTTGCTGAGATCGAGGCGCTGATCAAAGACGACCATGCAGAGCCTCTGTATTTTGAAAACAAACTGGTGGGCTGTGTAAAACCGGCTCATGATATTGATGTAAACCTGTCTTCCCACGTTATGCATGAGAACCTGATGAGCAAGGCCTCCAGCGTGCTGGCCCTTCTCTACGGCGTACGCAACGCAGGGATCGACAAGGCGGATGTTGAGTACGTTATCGACTGTGCAGAGGAAGCCTGCGGCGATATGAACCAGAGAGGCGGCGGCAACTTTGCCAAGGCGGCGGCAGAGGTTGCAGGCCTGGTAAGCGCCAGCGGATCTGATGCAAGAGGATTCTGCGCGGCTCCTACTCATGCGCTTATCGAGGCGGCTGCGCTGGTAAAATCCGGCGCCTACAAGACTGTTGCCGTTACAGCAGGCGGATGTACCGCGAAACTTGGTATGAACGGCAAGGATCACATCAAGAAAGGTCTTCCCATCCTGGAGGACTGCCTGGGCGGCTTCTGTGTGATCATTTCCGAGAACGACGGCGTAAGCCCTGAGATCGATCTTGGCATGCTGGGACGCCACAGCGTTGGTACCGGTTCCGCTCCGCAGAACGTAATCGGAAGCCTGGTAGCTGACCCGCTTGACAGAGTTGGAATGAAGCTTACCGACATCGACAAATATTCTCCGGAGATGCAGAATCCGGATATCACCAAACCGGCCGGAGCAGGAGATGTTCCGCTGGCAAACTACAAGATGATCGCGGCCCTGGCTGTAAAGCGTGGAGAGTTAGACCGGAAAGAACTGGCCAACTTCACCAAAGAGCGTGGTCTGACCGGATGGGCTCCCACACAGGGACATATCCCGTCTGGCGTACCTTACGTGGGATTTGCCTGCGAGGATATCAAAGAAGGAAAGATCAAGAACGCGATGATCATCGGAAAAGGAAGTCTGTTCCTTGGACGTATGACCAACCTGTTCGACGGTGTATCCTTCGTGATCCACGGCAATACCGCTGCTGAGGAAGAAGCGGCAGCCGGCGTATCCGAGGAAGAAGTAAAGGGACTGATCGCGAAAGCTATGAAAGATTTTGCTGCGACCCTGATGGCAGAGTAA
- the grdA gene encoding glycine/sarcosine/betaine reductase complex selenoprotein A has protein sequence MAILEGKKAIIIGDRDGIPGPAIAECVKTAGAEVVFSSTECFVUTSAGAMDLENQKRVKEFADEYGAENLVVVLGAAEGEAAGLAAETVTLGDPTFAGPLTGVQLGLTVYHVCEPEIKDEFDQDVYDEQVGMMEMVLDVDDIVSEMQAIRDQL, from the coding sequence ATGGCTATTTTGGAAGGAAAAAAAGCAATAATTATCGGAGACCGTGATGGAATCCCGGGCCCGGCTATCGCTGAGTGCGTTAAGACTGCCGGAGCTGAAGTGGTATTCTCATCCACGGAATGTTTCGTCTGAACGAGCGCAGGCGCAATGGATCTGGAGAACCAGAAGAGAGTAAAAGAATTCGCTGATGAGTACGGCGCAGAGAACTTAGTAGTAGTTCTTGGTGCTGCTGAGGGCGAGGCTGCAGGTCTTGCAGCTGAGACCGTAACACTTGGCGATCCTACTTTCGCAGGTCCATTGACTGGGGTCCAGCTTGGACTCACGGTATATCATGTATGCGAGCCGGAGATCAAAGATGAGTTTGATCAGGATGTTTATGACGAGCAGGTTGGTATGATGGAGATGGTTCTGGACGTTGACGACATCGTATCCGAGATGCAGGCGATCAGAGACCAGCTGTAA
- a CDS encoding thioredoxin family protein has protein sequence MLDLDKTNFEEEVLKADGYVFVDFYGDGCVPCQALMPKVHEFADTYGDKLKFTSLNTTKARRLAIAQKVLGLPVMAIYKDGEKVEELVKEDCTVESIEAMIKKYI, from the coding sequence ATGTTGGATCTGGACAAGACAAATTTTGAAGAAGAAGTATTAAAAGCAGACGGCTATGTATTCGTAGACTTCTACGGAGACGGCTGCGTACCCTGCCAGGCACTGATGCCGAAGGTACATGAATTCGCTGACACCTACGGTGACAAGCTGAAATTCACATCCCTGAACACCACCAAGGCACGTCGTCTTGCTATCGCCCAGAAGGTTCTCGGCCTTCCGGTTATGGCGATCTACAAAGACGGTGAGAAGGTAGAAGAGCTTGTAAAAGAAGACTGTACCGTAGAGAGCATTGAGGCGATGATTAAGAAATACATCTAG
- the trxB gene encoding thioredoxin-disulfide reductase, with the protein MSKIYDVIVLGAGPAGLAAGLYAGRSRLSVLIIEKGQDGGQIAITDEIENYPGQIVEGESGPSLIARMTEQAAKFGAERVSDTIKEVELNGDVKVLKSEKAEYQGRNVIIATGAHARPIGCKGEAEFLGKGVSYCATCDANFFEDFEVYVVGGGDSAVEEAMYLTKFARKVTIIHRRNELRAAKSIQEKAFKNPKLHFMWDSVVEEVGGDDILQWMKVKNVKTGEITTVEADEEDGMFGVFGFIGTIPNSKPFEGIIDMDERGYIKTDDDMHTNIPGVYAAGDVRIKSLRQVVTAAADGAIAAVQVERSMSDYF; encoded by the coding sequence ATGAGCAAGATTTATGATGTTATCGTCCTGGGTGCAGGTCCTGCCGGTTTGGCGGCAGGACTGTACGCGGGCAGAAGCCGCCTCTCTGTCCTGATCATTGAGAAAGGACAGGACGGCGGACAGATCGCGATCACGGATGAGATCGAGAACTATCCTGGACAGATCGTTGAGGGCGAGTCAGGACCTTCCCTGATCGCGAGAATGACCGAGCAGGCTGCCAAGTTTGGCGCTGAGCGTGTCTCCGATACGATCAAAGAAGTAGAGCTGAATGGCGATGTAAAGGTACTGAAGAGCGAGAAGGCTGAGTACCAGGGAAGAAATGTGATCATTGCCACCGGCGCTCACGCAAGACCAATCGGCTGCAAGGGCGAGGCGGAATTCCTTGGCAAGGGAGTATCCTACTGCGCGACCTGCGACGCCAACTTCTTTGAGGACTTTGAAGTTTATGTGGTAGGCGGCGGCGACTCCGCAGTGGAAGAGGCGATGTACCTGACCAAGTTCGCGAGAAAGGTAACCATCATCCACAGACGGAACGAGCTGCGCGCGGCCAAGTCCATCCAGGAGAAAGCGTTCAAGAATCCAAAGCTTCACTTTATGTGGGATTCCGTTGTAGAGGAAGTAGGTGGAGACGACATCCTTCAGTGGATGAAGGTGAAGAACGTCAAGACCGGCGAGATCACCACAGTAGAGGCTGACGAAGAGGACGGCATGTTCGGTGTATTCGGATTCATCGGAACCATCCCCAACAGCAAGCCGTTTGAAGGCATCATCGATATGGACGAGAGAGGCTACATCAAGACAGATGATGATATGCACACCAACATTCCGGGCGTATACGCCGCCGGAGACGTTCGTATCAAGAGCCTGCGCCAGGTAGTGACCGCTGCCGCAGACGGAGCGATCGCAGCCGTACAGGTAGAACGCAGCATGTCCGACTATTTCTAA
- the grdB gene encoding glycine reductase complex selenoprotein B has protein sequence MAKLKVVHYINQFFAQIGGEEKADYPVELRKGEIVGPGMALTQNFKDDAEIIATIICGDSYFNENLDTAKEEILKMVKELAPDVFVAGPAFNAGRYGVACGTIAAAVQEELGIPAVTGMYVENPGADMFKDKVYIVSTKNSAAGMRDAVKKLAPLTVKVGRGEPVGASCEEGYIPNGIRVNFFEEERGSKRAVKMLLAKLADKPFTTEYPMPDFDRVAPNPAVKDLAHAKIALVTSGGIVPKGNPDHIESSSASHYGEYDITGVMDLTEETYETAHGGYDPVYANEDADRVLPVDVLRDMEKEGVIGELHHLFYTTVGNGTAVASAKAFAAEYAKKLVADGVDAVILTSTUGTCTRCGATMVKEIERAGLPVVHICTVTPISMTVGANRIVPAIAIPHPLGNPALDKDEEKALRRHIVEKALTALTTEVDDQTIFE, from the coding sequence ATGGCTAAGTTAAAAGTAGTACATTACATCAATCAGTTCTTTGCACAGATTGGTGGAGAAGAGAAGGCAGATTATCCGGTAGAGCTCCGCAAAGGCGAGATCGTTGGACCGGGTATGGCGCTGACACAGAATTTTAAAGACGACGCGGAGATCATCGCGACCATCATCTGCGGTGACTCTTATTTCAACGAGAACCTGGATACCGCTAAGGAAGAGATCCTGAAGATGGTAAAGGAACTGGCTCCGGACGTATTCGTAGCTGGTCCTGCTTTCAACGCCGGACGTTACGGCGTTGCCTGCGGAACCATCGCGGCAGCGGTTCAGGAAGAGCTGGGGATCCCGGCAGTAACTGGTATGTATGTAGAGAACCCGGGCGCAGATATGTTCAAGGATAAGGTTTACATTGTTTCCACCAAGAACAGCGCGGCGGGCATGAGAGACGCAGTGAAGAAGCTGGCTCCTCTTACCGTGAAGGTAGGAAGAGGAGAGCCGGTAGGCGCTTCCTGTGAAGAGGGATATATCCCCAACGGAATCCGTGTAAACTTCTTCGAGGAGGAGAGAGGATCCAAGCGTGCGGTGAAGATGCTGCTGGCCAAGCTTGCCGACAAGCCGTTCACCACAGAGTATCCGATGCCTGATTTCGACCGTGTAGCTCCTAATCCGGCAGTGAAGGATCTGGCTCATGCCAAGATCGCTCTGGTTACTTCCGGCGGTATCGTTCCGAAGGGCAACCCGGATCACATCGAGAGCTCCAGTGCTTCTCACTACGGCGAGTATGACATCACAGGCGTAATGGATCTGACCGAGGAGACTTATGAGACCGCTCACGGCGGATACGATCCGGTTTACGCCAATGAAGACGCAGACCGTGTACTTCCGGTTGACGTGCTGAGAGACATGGAGAAGGAAGGCGTGATCGGAGAACTCCATCACCTGTTCTACACCACCGTTGGAAACGGTACTGCGGTAGCTTCCGCGAAAGCATTCGCGGCAGAGTACGCTAAGAAGCTGGTTGCAGACGGCGTTGACGCAGTTATCCTCACCTCTACCTGAGGTACCTGTACTCGTTGCGGTGCAACGATGGTAAAAGAAATCGAGAGAGCTGGACTTCCGGTTGTACATATCTGTACAGTAACGCCGATCTCCATGACGGTTGGCGCCAACAGGATCGTTCCTGCGATCGCGATCCCGCATCCGCTGGGCAACCCGGCACTGGATAAAGATGAAGAGAAGGCACTGCGCCGTCACATCGTTGAGAAGGCTCTTACAGCCCTGACAACCGAAGTTGACGACCAGACCATCTTCGAGTAA
- a CDS encoding glycine/sarcosine/betaine reductase component B subunit — translation MRLEMGHIYIKDIQFASESKIEDGILYVSEEAVKAVALEDEKIKSVSFDIAKPGESVRITPVKDVIEPRVKVEGRGGVFPGVIAKVDTVGEGKTYALKGMAVVTAGKIVGFQEGIIDMTGPGADYTPFSKTLNLVMVCEPVDDIKQHDYEKAVRFAGFRVATYIAELARDLTPDETKVYETCTIKEGFEKYPDLPRVAYVQMLQSQGLLHDTYVYGVDAKKIVPTILSPTEVMDGAIVSGNCVSACDKNPTYVHENNPVVHDLFEEHGKTINFVCQIITNENVYLADKQRSSDWTAKLCKMLDLDGVIVSQEGFGNPDTDLIMNCKKIEAEGVKTVIITDEYAGRDGKSQSLADADAAADAVVTGGNANQVVILPKLDKVIGTLDYVTKIAGASEETLREDGSLEVELQVLTGATNETGFNKLSAR, via the coding sequence GTGAGATTAGAAATGGGACACATTTACATCAAGGATATTCAGTTCGCGTCCGAATCCAAGATCGAAGACGGAATCCTTTATGTATCTGAGGAGGCGGTGAAAGCCGTTGCTCTTGAGGACGAGAAGATCAAGAGCGTATCATTCGACATCGCGAAGCCAGGTGAGTCTGTAAGAATCACTCCGGTAAAGGATGTCATCGAGCCACGTGTAAAGGTTGAGGGAAGAGGAGGCGTCTTCCCGGGCGTGATCGCGAAAGTTGACACAGTAGGAGAAGGAAAGACCTATGCCCTGAAAGGCATGGCAGTAGTGACTGCAGGAAAGATCGTTGGATTCCAGGAAGGAATCATCGACATGACCGGTCCTGGGGCTGATTACACACCATTCTCCAAGACACTGAACCTGGTTATGGTATGTGAGCCGGTTGACGACATTAAACAGCATGACTATGAGAAGGCTGTAAGATTCGCAGGCTTCCGTGTTGCCACCTACATCGCTGAGCTGGCGCGCGACCTGACTCCGGACGAGACCAAGGTATATGAGACCTGCACCATCAAGGAAGGCTTCGAGAAATATCCGGATCTTCCCAGAGTTGCCTATGTGCAGATGCTGCAGAGCCAGGGACTTCTTCACGACACCTATGTATATGGTGTTGACGCGAAGAAAATCGTTCCTACTATTTTAAGCCCCACAGAGGTAATGGACGGCGCTATCGTTTCCGGTAACTGTGTATCCGCCTGCGATAAGAACCCGACCTACGTACATGAGAACAACCCGGTGGTACATGACCTGTTCGAAGAGCACGGCAAGACCATCAACTTTGTATGCCAGATCATCACAAACGAGAACGTATACCTGGCAGACAAGCAGCGTTCTTCCGACTGGACAGCAAAACTGTGTAAGATGCTGGATCTGGACGGCGTGATCGTTTCTCAGGAAGGATTTGGTAACCCGGATACCGACCTGATCATGAACTGCAAGAAGATCGAGGCAGAGGGCGTGAAGACCGTTATCATCACTGACGAGTATGCCGGACGCGACGGCAAATCTCAGTCACTGGCAGACGCGGATGCTGCGGCAGACGCGGTTGTAACAGGCGGAAACGCCAACCAGGTAGTCATCCTGCCGAAGCTTGACAAGGTAATTGGAACTCTGGATTATGTCACCAAGATTGCCGGAGCCAGCGAGGAGACACTCCGCGAGGACGGATCTCTGGAAGTAGAGCTTCAGGTACTCACCGGTGCCACAAACGAGACTGGTTTCAATAAGCTGAGCGCAAGATAG
- a CDS encoding GrdX family protein, with translation MERDEYLIMTNNPLVLKKLGDTHRIVYKETSYEGLLKEVRDKIHEGHLLLSHPLSGSVKPNETPYKSVMIAAERGAVDVRSLEIIENAIAACGKFEFKSDRYKGKVLEDFQLIDWTLLESGIMSADA, from the coding sequence ATGGAACGAGACGAATATCTGATCATGACAAACAATCCGCTGGTCCTCAAGAAACTGGGAGATACCCACCGAATTGTCTACAAGGAGACCTCCTACGAGGGACTTCTTAAGGAGGTCCGGGACAAGATCCATGAAGGTCATTTGCTTTTGTCACATCCCCTTTCGGGAAGTGTAAAGCCTAATGAAACACCCTATAAATCTGTAATGATAGCGGCAGAAAGGGGGGCGGTAGACGTAAGGTCCCTGGAGATCATCGAGAACGCCATCGCCGCCTGCGGAAAGTTCGAGTTTAAATCGGACCGGTACAAAGGGAAGGTGCTGGAGGATTTCCAGCTGATCGACTGGACCTTGCTGGAGAGCGGGATTATGTCGGCAGACGCTTAA